DNA sequence from the Lysinibacillus sp. OF-1 genome:
TCTCGACCCTTATTTAGTAATTTTAAATGCGATGCCAAAAGTTGCGCTCGGCCCTATTTTGATCGTTGCGCTCGGACCAGGCTATTTTTCCATTATCGCCATGGGTGCATTGATTTCCATCATTATTACAACCATTGTTGTGTATACAGCCTTCAAAGGTGTCGATCCAAATTATAGTAAGGTCTTACAAACATTTGGGGCAACTAGATGGCAAATCTTTCGTGAAGTAATTTTGCCAGCTTCATTTCCTACGATTATTTCAACTTTGAAAGTTAATGTTGGATTATCATGGGTAGGGGTGATTGTAGGTGAATTTTTAGTAGCTTCAAAAGGGCTTGGTTATTTAATTATTTATGGCTTCCAAGTATTTAATTTTAACCTTGTGCTCATGTCGCTTCTGATCATTGCGTTTTTTGCGACCATTATGTATCAAGTAGTTGAATTGGTTGAAAAAATAATTATTAAAAATAACGGATAAAAGAGGTTCTCTATAGTTGAGGTACTTCTCAGACTGTTGACAAAAGGAATCGAGTGTGAACTTCTCGATTCCTTTTGTCATTTTTGATACCTTTTTTTCCATTCGCAAAGACATGCTTCAAGGTTCCTCTGCGCTTTGCATAGATTTGTTTAATATTATAAGGATGTTGTAAATATTCAACTTCCGCTACCACGATTCCCCGATAGGACGTTGAATGAGTTTCTGATGATTATTACTTTTTGTTCATTGTAATAAGGCTTAGGCGAGGGCACTTAATACAAATCAAAGGATTTGGTTTATTTGGGTAATATTCCACATTGAATGTGGTTTCTTTCATAGTTTGGGCATGGAGCCAATGCAAAAGATAAATAGAATAAATGTAAGAAAACATACTTGGACGTCCATAAGCTGAAGGGAGTTTTTCTACTAAGTTAAACGACAATCGATAGCAGCCTCTAGTATTCATACTAAGTAAACTTTGGGTATTAATGGATCAATCGCTAATTGTTCACGTTTATTGGTTTGTTTCATGGATTATCACCACAAAGGTTTACTTTTCATCAATACATGTAGATGGAGTACTTTATGTAAAAGTTGATTGGAACGAATGGCAGTGACTCCGCCCACGAAAAGCGTCCGCCTGTAGTGGAAAGTAAAAGAAAAAAGACTGAAGGCAAACTCTCGATTTTTTTGAGTTTGTCTTCAGTCTGAGAGGTGTCTTTATAGTTGAGGCACTTCTTTTTAATCTGTCATTTAGTTAAAATTCTTTATCCATTTGAGGTGAAGTACGATAAAAACGGAAATTGCCCGTTTCTATTCGTGCAAACGTATTTTCTTTAATACGATCATGACAAATTGTACACATATACGTATGAATTGGACGATTACGTAACTTCTTTGCTAAAGGCAGATTATCATCTAAATTATCAATCGTATCGCAAATAACGCATTTTACGCGCATTGCATTCCCTCCTATTCAGCGCGAATGGCTGATATGTTTTTAATAGGATTGTCAATATTTGAACCATCTTTTAATAATACATGGATTGGGCCATCTTCTAAAAGAGGCTTGCCGTCTTGGCTATATTTTAATATTAGTGTTGAAGCTTCTTCAATTGTGAATGGGAATTCTTGTCCATCTTTGCATTCTAAAACGATTTTTGTCGCTTCAGGTTTAATTTCAGCATTCTTCAAGAAATGACTTAATTGGATACCAAAAGTACCTGTTTCCATTCCTTTACGGTCAAATTTACGCTCTGATTTTAATGTAGGTGGGAATGTGGCCCCCTCCATAATTTCACGAGACCAGTGAGCACCAACCTCACGCATATATTTGATGTCAGAATCTTCCTCAATGTTTTGTGTCGTAAAGTAAGTGTTTAAATCTAATTTACGATCGTCGAATATCCATACAGTGGGATCTAATGTTAGTTGGTATGAGACGGCACCTGTAATAGGAATTATTGTTTCCATAATAGAAATCCTCCTTAAATCTTGTATATCCATGACATAGTATAACGCTAATGCCTAGAGATAATAAAGAAATATAAACCGAATTCTCTATTTTCCAATGAAGACACTTGCATTTTTAACGACTAGAAGATAAACTTTATTAAGATAGAATCGAAGAAATATCAGATAATGGGGGCGTCCTCATGGATACGAAATCACAAACTTCTTTTCAAGAGAAGGCTTTGGAGCTATTAGTTGCTGATGCAGACAAGATTGCTCGCCTTATTCGAGTACAAATGGATCATTTAACAATGCCACAATGCCCTTTATATGAGGAAGTATTAGATACACAAATGTTCGGCCTATCACGTGAAATCGATTTTGCTGTGAAGCTTGGACTGATTGAACGTGATAAAGGCAAAGAAATTCTCGATTCACTCGAGAAGGAACTGTCTGTGTTGCACGACGCGTATACAGACAAATAAAAAGAAAAACTCAAACGCTTCTTTGCGCTTTGAGTTTTTTTACTAGAACGAGGTTTTCTAATGAGACAATACTTAAAAAGATATGCACAAAATTTTGATTACCCCTTATTTTTTACGGTCCTATTATTAAGTTTATTTGGGTTAATAATGATTTACAGTTCAAGTATGATGGTAGCGATTGCGCAAAAAGAGCAAGCACCTGATTTTTTTTATCAAAAACAAGTTACCAATTTATTGGTGGCATTTATTGGTTTTATAGTGGCAGCCTTTTTCCCCTACAAGCATTATGCGAATAAGAACATTATGTTATTACTAACGATCGTACTAGCGGTGTTATTCACATGGTTAAAATTGTTTGGTCACGGGGCAGATCAAGTAGGCTCTCAGAGTTGGATTGCTATTCCAGGATTAGGGAATTTTCAACCTTCGGAATATGCGAAACTATTTATTATTTTATATTTTGCAGCTGCTTTTTATAGAAAAGCGCAAAAACATACGTTTGAAAAGCTACAACCAACTGAAATTTTTTATCCCATTTTCCTATGGATTTTAGTGGTTGCTGGGGTAGCTTTCGAAACAGACTTAGGAGCAGTTATTATTCTGTGTGGAATAGCTGTATCTGTAGTAGCTTCAAGTGGCATTCCCTTTAAAACATTTTGGAAGTTCTTTGGTGTATTAGTAGCCTTCGGTGCAGCAATCCTTGGTATCCTTTTGCTATTCAAGGGGGAACTACTAACTGATAACCGTAAAGGACGGATTCTATCTTATTTAAATCCGTTTGAATATGAGAGTGGTAGTGGTCACCAAGTGGTGAATAGTTATTATGCCATTGGCGGAGGTGGCTTAGAAGGACGTGGTCTTGGTCAATCGATTCAAAAATTAGGGTACTTACCTGAACCACAAACAGATTTTATAATGGCGATTATAATGGAGGAATTGGGAATATGGGGAGTTTTAATTGTCTTAGGTGGTTTAGGATTTATTGTATATAAAGGTTTTTCCATTGCATTACGAACAAAAGATCCGTTGGCACGCATGATTGCAGCTGGTATTGCGAGTTGGATAGGCTGGCAATCGTTTATTAATCTTGGGGGGATAACCGGGTTAATCCCGTTAACCGGTGTAACGTTACCTTTTATAAGCTATGGCGGTACATCTATAATCATTCTATCTTTAGCGATGGGAATATTAATCAATGTTTCTATGTTTGAAAAGGTAGAGAGGAAAAAAACACAATCATAAAGGGGGATATCTATGGAATCAATCAACAAAATTCTCGTAGCCAATCGAGGAGAAATTGCAATTCGTATTTTCCGTGCCTGTACGGAGCTGAATATCCAAACCGTTGCCATCTATTCAAGGGAAGATAGTGGTGCCTTTCATCGCTTTAAAGCAGATGAAGCTTATTTAGTGGGAGCTGGCAAGAAACCAATTGATGCCTATTTAGATATTGAGGGTATTATTGCCATCGCAAAAGATGCAGATGTTGATGCGATTCATCCAGGGTATGGTTTTTTATCAGAAAACGTGGAATTTGCACGTCGCTGTGAAGAAGAGGGGATTGTCTTTATTGGACCAACTTCTCAGCATTTAGATATGTTTGGGGATAAGGTCAAAGCACGTTCGCAAGCTATTGCGGCTGAGATTCCTGTTATTCCTGGTACAGATGGTCCTGTAGCCGATCTAGCAGAGGTAGAGGCATTTGCTAACGATTATGGCTTTCCAGTTATGATTAAAGCGGCACTTGGCGGTGGTGGGCGTGGGATGCGTCTTGTGCATACACCAGCGGAGCTTGCTTCTTCTTATGAAAGGGCAAAATCAGAGGCAAAGGCTGCTTTTGGATCTGATGAGGTGTATGTTGAAAAGGCCATCATCAAACCAAAACATATTGAAGTACAAATTATTGGCGATCAGCAGGGCAATATTGTGCATTTATATGAACGTGATTGCTCGATTCAACGTCGTCATCAAAAAGTGGTTGAGATTGCGCCATCCCATTCGATTTCACAAGAGTTAAGAAATCGTATTTGT
Encoded proteins:
- a CDS encoding ABC transporter permease, with the translated sequence MDNTLFKQYQQLLKKEKRFVRLYQLIILLLFFGGWELLSRLEWIDRLIFSSPTHVWHTFIEKVSDGTLTLHVGVTLMETVIGFIAGTLLGTLIAIVLWWSPLLSKVLDPYLVILNAMPKVALGPILIVALGPGYFSIIAMGALISIIITTIVVYTAFKGVDPNYSKVLQTFGATRWQIFREVILPASFPTIISTLKVNVGLSWVGVIVGEFLVASKGLGYLIIYGFQVFNFNLVLMSLLIIAFFATIMYQVVELVEKIIIKNNG
- a CDS encoding YlaI family protein, with translation MRVKCVICDTIDNLDDNLPLAKKLRNRPIHTYMCTICHDRIKENTFARIETGNFRFYRTSPQMDKEF
- a CDS encoding YlaN family protein, which translates into the protein MDTKSQTSFQEKALELLVADADKIARLIRVQMDHLTMPQCPLYEEVLDTQMFGLSREIDFAVKLGLIERDKGKEILDSLEKELSVLHDAYTDK
- a CDS encoding FtsW/RodA/SpoVE family cell cycle protein yields the protein MRQYLKRYAQNFDYPLFFTVLLLSLFGLIMIYSSSMMVAIAQKEQAPDFFYQKQVTNLLVAFIGFIVAAFFPYKHYANKNIMLLLTIVLAVLFTWLKLFGHGADQVGSQSWIAIPGLGNFQPSEYAKLFIILYFAAAFYRKAQKHTFEKLQPTEIFYPIFLWILVVAGVAFETDLGAVIILCGIAVSVVASSGIPFKTFWKFFGVLVAFGAAILGILLLFKGELLTDNRKGRILSYLNPFEYESGSGHQVVNSYYAIGGGGLEGRGLGQSIQKLGYLPEPQTDFIMAIIMEELGIWGVLIVLGGLGFIVYKGFSIALRTKDPLARMIAAGIASWIGWQSFINLGGITGLIPLTGVTLPFISYGGTSIIILSLAMGILINVSMFEKVERKKTQS